In Thermomonas paludicola, the following are encoded in one genomic region:
- a CDS encoding glycine cleavage system protein R produces MPSRFWNPALSKPAARPAPQENHLLITAYTTHPQSPLLAVTRRIADSGCNLVDTRLATVGRDVSVTALVTGAWDAVAKLETMLAKLEREEGLKLIWYRTGAKPVQSNLLPYVVEVIASDKPGILFQLADFFDHQGITIESLHCARYRAMQTGADMFSAQLTIGVPAEMHIAALRDDFLEFCDHLNLDAIMDPMKY; encoded by the coding sequence ATTCCCTCCCGTTTCTGGAATCCCGCTTTGAGCAAACCTGCCGCCCGGCCCGCTCCGCAAGAAAACCACTTGCTGATCACCGCCTACACCACGCACCCGCAATCGCCACTGCTGGCGGTCACTCGCCGCATCGCCGACTCGGGCTGCAATCTGGTGGACACCCGGTTGGCCACGGTGGGGCGCGATGTGTCGGTGACCGCGCTGGTGACCGGCGCATGGGACGCGGTAGCCAAGCTGGAAACCATGCTGGCCAAGCTGGAGCGCGAAGAAGGCCTGAAGCTGATCTGGTACCGCACCGGCGCCAAGCCCGTGCAATCCAACCTGTTGCCCTACGTGGTCGAGGTGATCGCCTCCGACAAGCCGGGCATCCTGTTCCAGCTGGCGGATTTCTTCGACCATCAGGGCATCACCATCGAAAGCCTGCACTGCGCGCGCTATCGGGCGATGCAAACCGGAGCCGACATGTTTTCCGCGCAGCTGACCATCGGCGTGCCGGCCGAGATGCACATCGCCGCATTGCGCGACGACTTCCTCGAGTTCTGCGATCACCTGAACCTCGACGCCATCATGGATCCCATGAAATATTGA
- the dapA gene encoding 4-hydroxy-tetrahydrodipicolinate synthase codes for MQLSGSITALATPFTAAGDIDFLAWERLLQAQLDAGTQAVVVAGSTGEAAALFDEEYDRLLRSAVELIAGRMPVLAGTGQSSTAKTILCNRRVAALGADAALVVTPPYVRPTQSGLLAHFRAVADEGALPVVLYNVPGRTGCDLLPETAGDLSLHPNIIGIKEARSDAERMQALLPLRRDGFAVLSGDDPTAVRAMLAGADGVISVASNVVPRSFRRLCDDARSGDAAAAQAMDEALAELYHFLGVESNPIPLKALLALDGIGHGLRLPLQPLSSAHAGQASRLHASIRQLEERSRSTAA; via the coding sequence TTGCAACTTTCCGGCAGCATCACCGCGCTGGCGACGCCGTTCACGGCGGCTGGCGACATCGATTTCCTCGCCTGGGAGCGCCTGCTGCAGGCGCAGCTGGATGCGGGCACGCAGGCGGTCGTGGTCGCAGGCTCGACCGGCGAGGCGGCCGCCCTTTTCGACGAGGAATACGACCGCTTGCTGCGCAGTGCGGTCGAACTGATCGCCGGGCGGATGCCGGTGCTGGCCGGCACCGGGCAATCCAGCACCGCCAAGACGATCCTCTGCAACCGCCGGGTCGCGGCGCTGGGTGCCGATGCCGCGCTGGTGGTGACGCCGCCCTACGTGCGCCCCACGCAAAGCGGCCTGTTGGCGCATTTCCGCGCGGTGGCCGATGAGGGGGCGCTGCCGGTGGTGCTGTACAACGTGCCGGGCCGCACCGGCTGCGACCTGCTGCCGGAGACTGCCGGCGACCTGTCATTGCATCCGAACATCATCGGCATCAAGGAGGCCCGCTCCGACGCCGAGCGCATGCAGGCGCTGCTGCCGTTGCGCCGCGATGGATTTGCCGTGCTCAGCGGGGACGATCCCACGGCGGTCCGGGCCATGCTGGCAGGCGCCGATGGCGTGATTTCGGTGGCCTCCAATGTGGTGCCACGCAGTTTCCGCCGCCTGTGTGACGACGCCCGCAGTGGCGATGCGGCTGCGGCACAGGCGATGGACGAGGCGCTTGCCGAGCTGTATCACTTCCTCGGGGTGGAATCCAACCCGATCCCGCTGAAGGCCCTGCTCGCGCTGGACGGCATCGGTCACGGCCTCCGCCTGCCGCTGCAGCCGT